One Sediminibacillus dalangtanensis genomic region harbors:
- the glmM gene encoding phosphoglucosamine mutase, with protein sequence MGKYFGTDGVRGIANKELTPELAFKLGRFGGYVLTKGTSRPKILIGRDTRVSGNMLENALSAGLLSIGAEVMRLGVISTPGVAFLTKALSAEAGVMISASHNPVEDNGIKFFSPDGFKLSDEQEQEIESLMDRDEDDLPRPVGGDIGQVNDYFEGGQKYIQYLKQSVDNDFDGLHIALDCAHGATSSLASHLFADLEADISSIGTSPDGLNINDGVGSTHPETLRDFVLEKQADIGLAFDGDGDRLIAVDELGNIIDGDQIMYICGKYFNDKGLLRHNTVVSTIMSNIGFYKALEKHGMKSDKTAVGDRYVMEEMRKGGYNLGGEQSGHIIFLDYNTTGDGMLTALQLVNVLKETGKPLSELASEMEKFPQVLKNVKVVDKNEALVNSTIQDAIEKVEEELGSNGRVLVRPSGTEPLVRVMVEAPTKEDCEKYADRVANVIDELLGLRE encoded by the coding sequence ATGGGAAAATATTTCGGAACAGATGGAGTCAGAGGGATAGCAAACAAAGAACTCACACCAGAACTTGCTTTTAAATTGGGCCGCTTTGGCGGTTATGTTCTGACAAAAGGAACGAGCAGGCCAAAGATTTTGATTGGCCGCGATACAAGAGTTTCCGGTAATATGTTGGAGAACGCACTGTCTGCTGGTCTTTTATCGATTGGGGCAGAGGTGATGCGCCTTGGTGTTATTTCAACTCCCGGCGTTGCCTTTTTAACAAAAGCACTCAGCGCGGAAGCAGGTGTGATGATTTCTGCATCTCATAATCCAGTGGAGGATAATGGCATCAAATTCTTCAGTCCTGACGGCTTCAAGCTTTCAGACGAACAAGAGCAGGAAATCGAGTCACTGATGGACCGCGATGAAGACGATTTGCCGCGCCCGGTCGGAGGGGATATTGGCCAAGTCAATGATTATTTTGAAGGCGGTCAGAAGTATATTCAGTATTTGAAACAGTCGGTAGATAATGATTTTGACGGGCTTCATATTGCTTTGGATTGCGCCCACGGTGCTACTTCATCACTGGCTTCCCATCTGTTTGCCGATTTGGAGGCGGACATTTCATCCATCGGTACGTCACCGGACGGATTAAATATAAACGACGGGGTCGGTTCTACCCATCCTGAAACGCTGCGCGATTTCGTATTGGAAAAACAAGCGGATATCGGGCTTGCTTTTGACGGTGACGGCGACCGCTTGATTGCTGTCGATGAACTGGGAAATATTATCGATGGTGATCAGATTATGTATATATGCGGTAAGTATTTTAATGACAAGGGCTTACTGCGTCATAACACGGTTGTTTCGACAATAATGAGCAATATCGGTTTTTATAAAGCATTGGAAAAACACGGAATGAAAAGTGACAAAACAGCGGTCGGTGATCGATATGTCATGGAAGAAATGCGCAAAGGCGGCTACAACCTCGGCGGGGAGCAGTCCGGGCACATTATCTTTCTTGACTACAATACAACCGGCGACGGGATGCTGACTGCGTTGCAGCTTGTCAACGTCTTGAAGGAAACGGGCAAGCCTTTATCTGAACTGGCTTCGGAAATGGAAAAATTCCCGCAGGTATTGAAAAACGTTAAAGTAGTCGATAAAAATGAGGCGTTGGTCAATTCCACCATCCAGGATGCCATTGAAAAAGTGGAAGAAGAACTTGGCAGCAATGGCCGGGTGTTGGTTCGCCCATCCGGTACCGAACCGTTGGTACGCGTCATGGTAGAGGCACCGACCAAAGAAGATTGTGAAAAATACGCTGATCGTGTTGCAAACGTGATCGACGAACTGCTCGGTTTGCGGGAATAG
- the glmS gene encoding glutamine--fructose-6-phosphate transaminase (isomerizing): MCGIVGYIGNNDTKEVLLNGLEKLEYRGYDSAGIATLNDDGINLFKVKGRIAALRSKVETDDRFATMGIGHTRWATHGAPSEENAHPHQSTTQRFTIVHNGVIENYKDVRNEFLSDVTLHSETDTEIIVQLIEKLYQELGDVVQAFREAIALLKGSYAVALIDAEDQDTIYVAKNKSPLLVGLGDGFNVVASDSMATLQVTDRYMELEDKEIIIVSRDNVELQKLDGTVVEREPFTVEIDATDIEKGTYPHFMLKEIDEQPFVMRKIIQEYQDENDEIKLDGQVRQAMLETDRVYIIAAGTSFHAGLVGKQFLENIANVPVEVHIASEFSYNMPLLSEKPLFVFISQSGETADSRSVLVKIKELGHPSLTLTNVPGSTLSREADYTLHLHAGPEIAVASTKAYTAQIAVLAILAVDTAKAKGLSFDFNPLQELAIVANAMEGLTDQKEIIEEIARDFFTETRNAFYIGRGLDYFVVQEASLKLKEISYIQAEGFAGGELKHGTIALIEEGTPVIALATQESVNLSIRGNVQEVAARGAKTCVISMKGLEQEGDTLVLPHVHELLTPLVSVVPMQLLAYYAALHRDCDVDKPRNLAKSVTVE; encoded by the coding sequence ATGTGTGGAATTGTAGGTTATATTGGAAACAACGATACGAAGGAAGTACTTTTAAACGGCTTGGAAAAACTGGAATACCGCGGATACGATTCTGCGGGAATCGCTACATTGAACGATGATGGCATCAATTTGTTCAAGGTAAAAGGCCGGATAGCGGCTTTACGCTCAAAGGTGGAAACAGATGATCGCTTTGCTACGATGGGTATTGGTCATACCCGCTGGGCAACACATGGTGCTCCCAGTGAAGAAAATGCCCACCCGCATCAAAGCACCACGCAACGCTTTACCATTGTCCACAATGGCGTAATAGAAAACTATAAAGATGTCCGCAATGAGTTTTTGAGTGATGTCACGCTTCATAGCGAGACAGATACAGAAATCATCGTTCAGTTGATTGAAAAACTTTACCAAGAGCTTGGCGATGTCGTCCAGGCTTTTCGCGAAGCGATTGCTTTGTTGAAAGGCTCGTATGCAGTTGCTTTAATCGATGCTGAAGATCAAGATACCATCTATGTTGCAAAAAACAAAAGTCCGTTATTGGTGGGGCTTGGCGATGGTTTCAATGTGGTAGCCAGTGACTCGATGGCTACGTTGCAAGTGACGGATCGTTATATGGAGCTGGAAGACAAAGAAATCATCATTGTGTCCAGGGACAACGTGGAATTGCAAAAGCTGGACGGTACTGTCGTAGAGCGGGAACCGTTTACGGTTGAAATCGATGCGACGGATATAGAAAAAGGGACATACCCTCATTTTATGTTAAAGGAAATCGATGAACAGCCGTTTGTGATGCGGAAAATCATTCAGGAATACCAGGATGAAAACGATGAAATCAAACTGGATGGACAGGTGCGTCAGGCAATGCTTGAGACCGACCGAGTCTATATCATTGCGGCAGGTACCAGCTTCCATGCGGGACTCGTAGGAAAACAGTTCTTAGAGAACATCGCCAATGTTCCAGTGGAAGTGCATATTGCCAGTGAATTTTCTTACAACATGCCGTTACTATCAGAAAAGCCTTTGTTTGTATTTATTTCACAGAGCGGCGAAACAGCTGACAGCCGTTCTGTACTAGTAAAAATCAAAGAATTAGGACACCCGTCTCTTACGTTGACAAACGTTCCGGGTTCCACCCTTTCTCGTGAAGCAGACTATACCCTGCATTTACATGCAGGACCTGAAATCGCCGTGGCCTCAACCAAAGCATATACAGCACAGATTGCAGTGCTCGCCATTTTGGCAGTGGATACAGCCAAAGCGAAAGGGTTATCTTTTGACTTCAATCCACTTCAAGAACTGGCTATCGTGGCCAACGCGATGGAAGGGTTGACCGATCAAAAAGAAATAATCGAAGAAATTGCCAGAGACTTTTTTACAGAGACACGCAATGCGTTTTATATTGGCAGAGGACTTGACTACTTCGTCGTTCAGGAAGCGTCCCTGAAACTGAAGGAAATTTCCTATATTCAAGCGGAAGGCTTCGCCGGCGGTGAACTGAAGCATGGAACGATTGCGTTAATCGAAGAAGGCACTCCAGTCATTGCGCTGGCAACCCAGGAAAGTGTCAATTTATCTATCCGGGGCAACGTCCAGGAAGTTGCGGCACGCGGAGCGAAAACCTGTGTCATCAGTATGAAAGGTTTGGAGCAGGAAGGCGACACCTTGGTTCTCCCTCATGTTCATGAGCTGCTGACACCGCTGGTAAGCGTCGTTCCAATGCAGCTGCTTGCTTATTATGCTGCGCTGCACCGTGACTGTGATGTTGATAAGCCGCGTAACTTGGCGAAGAGTGTGACAGTGGAGTAA
- a CDS encoding nucleotidyltransferase domain-containing protein: protein MKQEDAVKVISQSLMKDKLVKAIFLKGSMGRGEYDEYSDVDLYCLVDEEDEEKFLTQRLMHLESYRKILFYEDFFIIAPQIIAVFDNLLHADLFTVTEKSFKEKDFFQVLYDPEGRLTKFQSTQNLFLSLEEFSGCAYDVAWYLFQYNKAKQRGNDLWVVEMLQHVIVNLSKVLLHRYRPEKSSIRIKKSGITITSYSAE from the coding sequence ATGAAGCAGGAAGATGCTGTTAAGGTCATTTCACAAAGTTTAATGAAAGATAAACTTGTAAAGGCAATCTTCTTAAAAGGCTCAATGGGAAGAGGGGAATATGATGAATATTCGGATGTAGACCTTTACTGCTTGGTAGATGAAGAAGATGAAGAGAAATTTTTGACGCAACGATTAATGCATTTAGAGTCTTATAGAAAGATATTGTTTTATGAAGATTTTTTTATCATCGCACCTCAAATAATAGCAGTCTTTGACAACCTTCTCCATGCAGATTTATTTACTGTTACAGAAAAGAGTTTCAAAGAAAAGGATTTTTTCCAAGTGTTATATGATCCAGAAGGTCGGCTAACTAAATTTCAATCCACTCAAAATTTGTTTCTTTCCTTAGAAGAGTTTAGCGGTTGTGCTTATGATGTAGCTTGGTATCTATTTCAATATAATAAGGCAAAACAAAGAGGAAATGACTTATGGGTAGTGGAGATGTTGCAACACGTTATAGTCAACCTATCTAAAGTGTTGTTACATAGATATAGACCCGAAAAAAGCTCAATTAGGATTAAAAAGTCTGGAATCACAATTACCTCCTATTCAGCTGAATAA
- a CDS encoding S66 family peptidase, with the protein MIQYPFLEKGMTIGVTAPSSGVPRELHELLNSAFKSMEKKGFNIECGDTPWTQDKAKSASAKKRAEEFNDMMFKEDINIIIPPWGGQLLIETLEYIDFKNIQNKWVLGYSDISLLLLAITLNTGIATAHGTNLVDLRGDYSDDTTAMWQYVLSTQKGKSILQHSSEKYQKEWQFDKPTPHIFNLTENTYWKSTANHKVKVRGRLLGGCIDTIRHLIGTPYGDVQYFKNNYIAGDSVIWFFENCELSTTDLRRSLIQMKLAGWFNNCNGIMFGRSSANTPVTNYTVDDVYKELSDELQIPIIYDIDCGHVPPQITFINGAFSEIEVENGKGTVLQTFN; encoded by the coding sequence TTGATCCAATATCCATTCTTAGAAAAAGGTATGACTATAGGAGTAACTGCACCATCATCAGGAGTGCCAAGAGAATTACATGAATTGCTTAATTCAGCATTTAAAAGTATGGAAAAGAAGGGTTTTAACATTGAATGTGGTGATACTCCTTGGACTCAGGATAAGGCAAAGTCTGCATCTGCAAAAAAACGTGCAGAAGAATTTAATGATATGATGTTTAAAGAAGATATTAACATTATTATTCCTCCCTGGGGTGGACAACTACTTATTGAAACACTTGAATATATCGATTTTAAAAATATACAGAACAAATGGGTCTTGGGCTATTCTGACATTAGTTTACTATTGTTAGCTATTACGTTAAATACAGGTATAGCTACTGCTCATGGAACAAATTTAGTAGATTTAAGAGGGGATTATTCTGATGATACGACTGCAATGTGGCAATATGTTTTATCCACCCAAAAAGGAAAATCAATTCTACAACATTCATCAGAAAAATATCAAAAAGAATGGCAATTTGATAAACCCACTCCTCATATTTTTAATCTAACAGAGAATACTTACTGGAAGTCAACTGCAAATCATAAAGTTAAGGTTAGGGGAAGATTACTTGGTGGATGTATTGATACGATAAGACATTTAATTGGTACTCCATACGGGGATGTACAGTATTTTAAAAATAACTATATTGCAGGAGATTCTGTTATATGGTTTTTCGAAAATTGTGAGTTATCGACCACTGACTTACGTAGATCTCTAATACAAATGAAATTGGCTGGTTGGTTTAATAATTGTAATGGTATTATGTTTGGAAGGAGTTCAGCTAATACACCTGTCACAAATTATACAGTTGACGATGTTTATAAAGAGCTTTCTGATGAACTCCAGATTCCTATAATATACGATATTGATTGTGGTCATGTACCACCACAAATTACTTTTATAAATGGAGCATTCTCTGAAATAGAAGTCGAGAATGGAAAAGGTACTGTATTACAAACCTTTAACTAA